The genomic region GGCCGCCCACTGGGTCAAGCCGCTGATCGCGGCCTGCGGCGGCATCATCAATGGCGGCGCGGAAGCCGACATCGACATCATCATGGCGAACTGAGCCCGAGCAGGTGAAGTCATGGCTGCGATCGTTCAGCCCACCCGTCCCCAGATCGCGGTCAGTGCCGCGATTTTTCGTGACGGCAAGGTGCTTCTGACCCGTCGCGCACGTTCGCCGGCAAAGGGGTTCTATTCGCTGCCGGGCGGCCGGGTCGAGTTCGGCGAATCGCTGCACCAAGCGCTGGCGCGCGAGATCGACGAGGAGACCGGGCTAGATATCGAAATCATTGGCCTCGCGGGCTGGCGCGAAGTGCTGCCGGCCGCGGCCGGCGCCGGCCACTACCTGATCATGTCCTTTGCCGCCCGCTGGGTGGCCCGGGAGCCGGTTCTCAACGACGAGCTCGACGACTACCGCTGGATCGCCCCAAAGGCCCTGGCGAGCCTTGGCGACCTCAAGCTGACCGGCGGGCTGGAAGAGGTCATCCAGTCCGCTCACCGGCTGATGGGCCCCTGACGGCCCCGCCTTGCGTCTATCGCCCCGAGGAGGCATACACCCGGCCGATGTCGACGCGATTTCTGGCCATTTTTGCCCTGATTCTCGCCTGCGCCTCGGTGCCCACGAGGGCTCAGGACGGGGCAGCGCCGTTTGACGGCGATTTGCAGCGACTGGCGGAGATCCTCGGCGGGCTGCACTATCTGCGCGGCATCTGCGGGTCCAACGAGGGCAACAAATGGCGCAGCGAGATGCAGGCGCTGATCGATGCCGAAACCCCCGCCGGCGAACGCCGCACCCGCATGATCGCCGGCTTCAACCGCGGCTATAACGGTTTTCAGCAGACCTACCGGAGCTGCACGCCGGCCGCGACGGTGGCGATCCGCCGCTATATCGAGGAAGGCGCCAAGATCTCGCGCGATCTCACGGCGCGTTACGCGAACTGAGACAGCGGCGGGAACCCTGTCATCGACTTTGTACACAGCCGTTAACCGTTCCTAAAGATGTGGCCTAGCGGGCGTTAACGTGCGTGCTACACCTCTCGCACAGCGCATCGCCGTGGATTGCGCCCCAGCCCCGACGAGTTTCATGAGCCATCCAGTGTCCTACGCTCCCGCACGCGCGCCGCTGCCCGATCACGAGCAGAAGCAGGCCGCACTGAGTTATCTCAACGAGGCCTGGGCCGAAGCGCGCCATGATGGCGTCGACGGCGACTGCCTGGCGCAGGCGAGCCTGTTTGCGGCCCTTGCCGAGCTCGTCGGCACCTATGGCGAGGACGCGGTGGCGAAGTTCGTCGAAGGCTTTCCCGGCCGCATCCGCAACGGCGAATTCTCGGTCGACATTTCCAGACAGTAAGTCTTTCTCCAGGCAGTAAGTCTTTCTCCAGGCAGTAAGCCTTGCCGAAAATGACCCCGCCACGTAGGCGGGGCCAGCTTCCGCTACGGTCGGGAATACGCTCCCAGCCCGTTACGGCTCGATCTTGAGCGTCGCTTTCATGTTGGGATGAAAGCGACAGTAATAATCGATCGTGCCCGCCTTCTTCAGAACCAACGTCCCTGATTTTTTCGCCGGCAGGTTGACGTCGAAATCGCCGTTCCTGGCTGTCGCGGTGTGGACGAAGACGTCCTTGTTGATCCATTCAATGGTGTCGCCGACCTTGGCCGAAGCGTCTTTCGGCGACACTTCGAGATTCTCCATCGTGATCTCTACGGTCGCAGCGTGCGCCGGGACGGCCACCGCCACGAGCAGGACCGCTGTCGCGATCGCGGACAATCGTCCCAGCATCATCGCCTCCCTATTTCAGCTCCGCCGCGACGTGCTCGGCGTGCTGCTGATGGCCCTGGAAGATTTTCAGGCCGGTCTGCAGCAGGCTCTTCAGTTCAGCATTGCTGGCGGACGGAATGAGCTGGGTTTCCAGCGCGCCGTTGACCGTCTTGTGGTAGGCGACCTCGTTCGCGACATAGGCCTTGTCGAAGGCCGCACCGCTCAGCTTGTCCAGTTCGGCGAGCTTCTCGCTCGCCTGCTTTGACAGCGCTTTGCTGGTGTCGTTGTCTTCAGGCGTGACGTTCAGCTTCTTGA from Bradyrhizobium lupini harbors:
- a CDS encoding cupredoxin domain-containing protein yields the protein MLGRLSAIATAVLLVAVAVPAHAATVEITMENLEVSPKDASAKVGDTIEWINKDVFVHTATARNGDFDVNLPAKKSGTLVLKKAGTIDYYCRFHPNMKATLKIEP
- a CDS encoding NUDIX hydrolase, which codes for MAAIVQPTRPQIAVSAAIFRDGKVLLTRRARSPAKGFYSLPGGRVEFGESLHQALAREIDEETGLDIEIIGLAGWREVLPAAAGAGHYLIMSFAARWVAREPVLNDELDDYRWIAPKALASLGDLKLTGGLEEVIQSAHRLMGP
- a CDS encoding TIGR02301 family protein, yielding MSTRFLAIFALILACASVPTRAQDGAAPFDGDLQRLAEILGGLHYLRGICGSNEGNKWRSEMQALIDAETPAGERRTRMIAGFNRGYNGFQQTYRSCTPAATVAIRRYIEEGAKISRDLTARYAN
- a CDS encoding DUF4142 domain-containing protein; this encodes MFVRWTTAIAAAILLSSPALLQGARAADKLTDPQIAHIAYTAGVIDINAAKQAQKKAKNKDVKAFAEDMLRDHEAVNKQALALVKKLNVTPEDNDTSKALSKQASEKLAELDKLSGAAFDKAYVANEVAYHKTVNGALETQLIPSASNAELKSLLQTGLKIFQGHQQHAEHVAAELK